One window of the Salvia miltiorrhiza cultivar Shanhuang (shh) chromosome 6, IMPLAD_Smil_shh, whole genome shotgun sequence genome contains the following:
- the LOC130987688 gene encoding uncharacterized protein LOC130987688 isoform X1, which translates to MLVANSFDLWQKDTFFSAAEEVQQSADIMESAYRVWLKSRKEGLISQHLDKLNRELQMALGTAKWQVSYFDLLEEFERAVCLSHRNNGDDITVTRHREFVSAIEDQISRVETALKDSLEVEGKKPFRWVNLDKEESDDLAHFLSGTPGTSQTIKNGRINVGAPVTSSFCKTSLDEDHIHGSLELQEREVLETEDKISYRADQSPSNLRAWTSPDRHALEIVVDTDDRETDELVEATPKEKCSKPLIWRSRGEIYRRAKEVKSQTQVKLINWINNHLRGRHRNQRPHVSPVLPVKSIRFVLALILTIFLFVPFVLHST; encoded by the exons atgttggtCGCAAATAGCTTCGATTTATGGCAAAAAGACACCTTCTTTTCTGCAGCTGAGGAGGTCCAGCAATCTGCCGATAt AATGGAATCGGCTTATAGGGTATGGctcaaatcaaggaaagaagggtTGATATCTCAGCATTTAGATAAGCTTAATAGAGAGCTTCAAATGGCTTTAGGCACTGCAAAATGGCAGGTCAGTTACTTTGATTTG TTGGAAGAGTTTGAAAGAGCTGTTTGTCTAAGCCACAGAAATAATGGTGATGATATTACAGTTACCCGACATAGGGAATTTGTTTCGGCTATAGAGGACCAAATTTCCCGTGTCGAAACAGCACTGAAGGATTCGCTTGAAGTTGAAGGGAAGAAACCATTTCGATGGGTGAATTTGGATAAGGAAGAATCTGATGACTTAGCTCATTTTCTTTCCGGAACTCCAGGGACATCACAGACGATCAAAAATGGTCGTATAAATGTGGGAGCGCCAGTCACTAGCTCATTTTGTAAAACTAGTTTAGACGAAGACCACATTCATGGTTCTCTTGAGCTACAAGAGAGAGAGGTTCTTGAGACAGAGGATAAAATCAGCTATCGAGCTGATCAAAGTCCTAGTAATCTGAGAGCATGGACTTCGCCAGACAGGCACGCTTTGGAGATTGTTGTTGATACAGATGATAGAGAAACCGATGAATTAGTCGAAGCAACGCCTAAAGAGAAATGTTCGAAACCTTTGATTTGGAGATCAAGGGGTGAAATATATCGTAGAGCTAAAGAAGTGAAAAGCCAAACCCAAGTGAAATTGATAAATTGGATAAATAAT CACTTGAGAGGACGCCATAGAAATCAGAGGCCACATGTATCACCAGTGTTGCCGGTCAAATCTATACGCTTCGTACTAGCTTTGATTCTaaccatttttttatttg TCCCTTTTGTGCTCCACTCAACTTAA
- the LOC130987688 gene encoding uncharacterized protein LOC130987688 isoform X2 — protein sequence MLVANSFDLWQKDTFFSAAEEVQQSADIMESAYRVWLKSRKEGLISQHLDKLNRELQMALGTAKWQLEEFERAVCLSHRNNGDDITVTRHREFVSAIEDQISRVETALKDSLEVEGKKPFRWVNLDKEESDDLAHFLSGTPGTSQTIKNGRINVGAPVTSSFCKTSLDEDHIHGSLELQEREVLETEDKISYRADQSPSNLRAWTSPDRHALEIVVDTDDRETDELVEATPKEKCSKPLIWRSRGEIYRRAKEVKSQTQVKLINWINNHLRGRHRNQRPHVSPVLPVKSIRFVLALILTIFLFVPFVLHST from the exons atgttggtCGCAAATAGCTTCGATTTATGGCAAAAAGACACCTTCTTTTCTGCAGCTGAGGAGGTCCAGCAATCTGCCGATAt AATGGAATCGGCTTATAGGGTATGGctcaaatcaaggaaagaagggtTGATATCTCAGCATTTAGATAAGCTTAATAGAGAGCTTCAAATGGCTTTAGGCACTGCAAAATGGCAG TTGGAAGAGTTTGAAAGAGCTGTTTGTCTAAGCCACAGAAATAATGGTGATGATATTACAGTTACCCGACATAGGGAATTTGTTTCGGCTATAGAGGACCAAATTTCCCGTGTCGAAACAGCACTGAAGGATTCGCTTGAAGTTGAAGGGAAGAAACCATTTCGATGGGTGAATTTGGATAAGGAAGAATCTGATGACTTAGCTCATTTTCTTTCCGGAACTCCAGGGACATCACAGACGATCAAAAATGGTCGTATAAATGTGGGAGCGCCAGTCACTAGCTCATTTTGTAAAACTAGTTTAGACGAAGACCACATTCATGGTTCTCTTGAGCTACAAGAGAGAGAGGTTCTTGAGACAGAGGATAAAATCAGCTATCGAGCTGATCAAAGTCCTAGTAATCTGAGAGCATGGACTTCGCCAGACAGGCACGCTTTGGAGATTGTTGTTGATACAGATGATAGAGAAACCGATGAATTAGTCGAAGCAACGCCTAAAGAGAAATGTTCGAAACCTTTGATTTGGAGATCAAGGGGTGAAATATATCGTAGAGCTAAAGAAGTGAAAAGCCAAACCCAAGTGAAATTGATAAATTGGATAAATAAT CACTTGAGAGGACGCCATAGAAATCAGAGGCCACATGTATCACCAGTGTTGCCGGTCAAATCTATACGCTTCGTACTAGCTTTGATTCTaaccatttttttatttg TCCCTTTTGTGCTCCACTCAACTTAA
- the LOC130987686 gene encoding uncharacterized protein LOC130987686, with translation MSCLALALQPANGPDILLQTREWFPPSRALVALSAFRGTRHSFAKNQQHTADPSADSLGDDPLAASSGQVIVGAESRYRVVYRLVNSIYVLGVTTIDDSNNNVFECIHIVNQAVSVIVTACRGVDVTPEKLGKKYAEVYMALDIVLRGVSSIRLAAMLASMHGEGIAKMVHSAVQTESKIRGADSWGSVEPQAADHEAGVESFSQASFELPAETLEAGDEVAATLAIIQPVEEKELPKVEEAEEEKDPFAASDRISKPEEMLMEGFKKDKDTGLSDVSKALAGLDVTSLPPAAATESTHIGVEGFEGQYGGIEFSNDGSTLPEDFEGINDAWGGGLDASEFVGTKKVPKDQGLGGLELLETSEPPSAAVAKGGAAAGDKIEDILVKKTEMKGPEMYIVEEISAEFRESLLARVGLMGVVYLKTVPPKSPSDDKETEFSFKVEGAEGIKRFAVEGSKVSSLGNGLFHVRTATSEEPIPIAKYSLQPRMTPLPLRVRLAKRLSGTLLSIMVQYVSNPDLPAPLNNVTIVLKLPVDPTLLKVSPKAVLNRSERELKWHIDEIPLKGNPGRLKARMPVDIGEDDDGSDLEIVGYVKFSAQGYRSLSGISLRPASEGKTDFYETDHRYESGLYVCN, from the coding sequence ATGTCGTGTTTAGCCCTAGCTCTTCAACCCGCAAATGGGCCCGACATACTGCTCCAGACGCGGGAGTGGTTCCCTCCTTCGCGCGCGCTCGTGGCTCTTTCCGCCTTCCGCGGGACCCGCCACTCCTTCGCGAAGAATCAGCAGCACACCGCCGATCCCTCCGCCGATTCTCTCGGCGACGATCCGCTGGCTGCCTCATCCGGCCAGGTGATTGTCGGCGCCGAGTCGCGCTATCGCGTTGTGTACCGTCTAGTTAATTCAATTTACGTTCTCGGTGTCACCACGATTGATGATTCGAACAATAATGTATTCGAGTGCATCCACATCGTTAATCAAGCGGTTTCCGTGATTGTGACTGCGTGCCGCGGCGTCGATGTGACGCCGGAGAAATTGGGGAAGAAGTACGCCGAGGTGTATATGGCTTTGGATATAGTATTGAGGGGCGTTAGTAGCATTAGGCTTGCGGCGATGCTGGCGTCGATGCACGGCGAGGGCATTGCCAAAATGGTGCATTCGGCTGTTCAGACCGAGAGTAAGATccgtggagcagatagttggggCAGCGTGGAGCCGCAGGCGGCGGATCATGAGGCCGGAGTGGAGTCGTTTTCGCAGGCGTCGTTTGAGCTGCCTGCGGAGACGTTGGAGGCTGGAGATGAGGTGGCTGCAACTCTGGCGATTATCCAACCGGTTGAGGAGAAGGAGTTGCCTAAGGTCGAGGAAGCTGAGGAGGAGAAGGATCCGTTTGCTGCTAGTGATAGGATTAGTAAGCCAGAGGAAATGCTGATGGAAGGGTTTAAGAAGGATAAAGATACGGGTCTCTCCGATGTAAGCAAGGCGCTGGCGGGACTCGACGTGACTAGCCTGCCTCCGGCTGCAGCTACTGAGTCCACTCATATTGGTGTGGAAGGATTCGAAGGGCAGTATGGTGGCATTGAGTTTTCTAACGATGGGTCGACGCTGCCAGAAGATTTTGAAGGTATCAATGATGCCTGGGGTGGAGGATTGGATGCATCGGAGTTTGTGGGTACGAAGAAGGTTCCAAAGGACCAGGGTCTTGGTGGTTTGGAGCTTTTGGAGACTAGTGAGCCGCCGTCTGCAGCTGTGGCTAAAGGTGGTGCTGCTGCTGGGGATAAGATTGAGGATATATTGGTGAAGAAGACTGAAATGAAGGGTCCAGAGATGTATATTGTTGAGGAGATAAGTGCAGAGTTTAGGGAATCATTACTTGCTAGAGTGGGGTTGATGGGTGTGGTGTACCTTAAGACAGTGCCTCCCAAATCCCCTTCAGACGACAAGGAAACTGAGTTCTCGTTCAAGGTCGAAGGCGCAGAAGGTATTAAGAGGTTTGCAGTGGAAGGCTCTAAGGTGAGCAGCCTAGGAAATGGTTTGTTTCATGTGAGGACAGCTACCTCGGAGGAGCCTATACCCATTGCTAAGTACAGCTTGCAACCTCGTATGACTCCATTGCCTTTGAGGGTTCGACTGGCTAAACGGCTTAGTGGGACATTACTTTCTATTATGGTACAATATGTCTCAAACCCAGACTTGCCAGCTCCCTTGAACAACGTGACGATTGTTCTCAAATTGCCTGTAGATCCAACCCTTTTGAAAGTGTCGCCTAAAGCAGTGTTGAACAGGTCCGAGAGAGAATTGAAATGGCACATTGATGAGATTCCACTGAAGGGAAACCCCGGTAGACTCAAGGCAAGGATGCCCGTGGAtattggggaagatgatgatggaTCCGATCTTGAGATAGTTGGTTACGTCAAGTTTTCTGCACAGGGATATAGATCTTTGTCTGGAATCTCCCTAAGACCTGCTTCTGAGGGCAAGACGGACTTCTATGAGACTGACCACAGGTATGAAAGTGGGCTTTATGTCTGCAATTGA
- the LOC130990030 gene encoding uncharacterized protein LOC130990030 yields the protein MDETTNFPHHEEKKAAPAAEEEAETSPATPSKIQDKRRSSSEPSEFFEFLHDFSSEMINAEDIIFRGRLVPYRNPQILKSLSADDATRFSRRRRRSPPPAATRPLIARPDIHRSSSKSSEGPKPPRPRWFVMMFGPIKLRPEMDLRDIKSRQVRRNPGRLFEGGGRSDRRSFWGVDLLKVLSCKNHASVAVTASIGLVPHF from the coding sequence ATGGACGAAACCACCAATTTTCCACACCATGAGGAGAAAAAAGCAGCGCCGGCGGCGGAAGAGGAAGCAGAAACCTCGCCGGCGACGCCCTCCAAGATTCAAGACAAACGGCGATCGTCGTCGGAGCCCTCCGAATTCTTCGAGTTCCTTCACGATTTCAGCTCGGAGATGATCAATGCCGAAGACATCATCTTCCGCGGGAGGCTCGTGCCCTACAGAAACCCTCAAATCCTCAAATCCCTCTCCGCCGACGACGCCACTCGCTTCTCGAGGCGACGCCGCCGCTCCCCGCCCCCCGCGGCCACGAGGCCGCTCATCGCGAGGCCGGACATCCACCGGAGCTCCTCGAAGTCGTCGGAGGGGCCGAAGCCGCCGAGGCCGAGGTGGTTTGTGATGATGTTTGGGCCGATCAAGCTCCGGCCGGAGATGGATCTCCGGGATATCAAGAGCAGGCAGGTTCGCCGGAATCCGGGGAGGTTGTTTGAAGGCGGCGGCCGGAGCGATCGGAGGAGTTTTTGGGGGGTTGATTTGTTGAAGGTGTTGAGTTGCAAGAATCATGCAAGTGTTGCTGTCACGGCTTCCATTGGTCTCGTGCCACATTTCTAA